A region of Candidatus Dependentiae bacterium DNA encodes the following proteins:
- the murJ gene encoding murein biosynthesis integral membrane protein MurJ encodes MSRSILKQSSKIGAFALISRCIAFIREILLIRFLSVGETSDIFYTAFRIPNTMRKIFAEGALASVLVPALINAQHKDGKQGLNRLTTLSFLIIESLVFLMCLVIFFQAPWFISQIAPGFPSEKAAHSADLLKILISFILFFSSSSVFASALQAQSKFFIPAIAPSISNVLYVAAIFICLHLNLSVASFCYLMIASSILYFITHILAYAYEGFYFQSPDTETWKQFKKVLAQFLPCFLSVGILEINHFINTGFASYLPSGSLTLLRYAYQFINIPIGIITASLVTVLLPHFSKLHLESPKELASHLIEAIKFIIWTTMPICFLLGFFSKEIFQTLFVGDPAAIAKIAVIQSIFLAYLIGLLFFSLNKVLLSVLYALQLTIIPMLSTLMSISINIVLNQSLMQHYGAAGIAFASSVAAIAQTIFFIAFLHMHLKLTWPKSDCLDFLARSTLQLITCCATFWVSYLGMYKIISLMNFSLDLYFITVNQTFFLQSVGIWIWVGPLAAIFLGLLHLTRKSFGIKLSYFD; translated from the coding sequence ATGTCACGCTCTATTCTTAAACAAAGTTCTAAAATTGGCGCCTTTGCACTGATAAGTCGATGCATAGCATTTATTCGCGAAATTCTTTTAATTAGATTTTTAAGCGTTGGTGAAACTTCTGATATTTTTTATACGGCTTTTCGAATTCCAAACACCATGCGAAAAATATTTGCAGAAGGAGCTCTGGCTTCAGTACTTGTACCAGCTCTTATCAACGCTCAGCACAAAGATGGTAAGCAAGGCCTCAACCGATTAACCACTCTTTCATTTTTAATAATAGAATCTTTGGTATTTCTCATGTGCCTTGTGATATTTTTTCAAGCTCCATGGTTTATTTCACAAATAGCTCCTGGATTTCCATCTGAAAAAGCTGCTCATTCTGCAGACCTTTTAAAAATTCTAATTTCATTTATTTTATTTTTCTCTTCAAGCTCTGTCTTTGCATCAGCGCTTCAAGCACAATCAAAATTTTTTATTCCTGCTATCGCTCCATCGATATCGAATGTTTTATATGTTGCCGCAATTTTTATTTGCCTACACCTTAATCTTTCGGTTGCAAGCTTTTGCTATCTGATGATTGCATCATCAATACTATATTTTATAACTCATATCTTAGCCTACGCTTACGAAGGCTTTTACTTTCAATCGCCAGACACAGAGACCTGGAAACAGTTCAAAAAAGTTTTGGCACAATTTTTACCATGCTTTTTAAGCGTTGGGATTTTAGAAATTAATCATTTTATAAATACAGGATTTGCCTCATATCTACCAAGCGGGTCGCTAACCCTTTTAAGATATGCGTATCAATTTATAAATATTCCAATAGGAATAATTACCGCATCCCTCGTTACCGTGCTTTTGCCACACTTTTCAAAGCTTCACCTAGAATCTCCAAAAGAATTAGCCTCGCATTTAATTGAAGCCATAAAATTTATCATTTGGACAACTATGCCGATATGTTTTTTGCTTGGTTTTTTTTCAAAAGAAATCTTTCAAACTTTATTTGTCGGTGACCCTGCAGCCATTGCAAAAATTGCAGTCATTCAATCAATCTTTTTGGCTTACTTGATAGGACTACTGTTTTTCTCTTTAAATAAAGTACTTCTAAGCGTTCTTTATGCCCTGCAACTTACTATTATACCTATGCTTTCAACCCTGATGTCAATTAGTATCAACATCGTTTTAAATCAATCACTTATGCAACACTACGGAGCTGCTGGCATAGCCTTTGCATCATCTGTCGCCGCAATTGCTCAAACTATATTTTTTATAGCTTTTTTGCATATGCACCTCAAGCTTACATGGCCAAAAAGTGACTGCTTAGACTTTTTAGCCAGAAGCACCCTGCAGCTCATTACATGCTGCGCAACTTTTTGGGTCTCATATCTTGGAATGTACAAAATAATCAGCCTGATGAACTTCTCGCTAGACCTGTATTTTATAACCGTAAACCAAACATTCTTTTTACAGTCTGTGGGAATATGGATCTGGGTCGGCCCACTAGCGGCTATTTTCTTAGGCCTTTTGCACCTTACAAGAAAATCTTTTGGGATCAAACTTTCATATTTTGATTAA
- a CDS encoding ATP-binding cassette domain-containing protein, translated as MIKIRKRSMFRFFYTKGQAIETQIFSIKNLSKSFLQAGITIKILDNASYEFNGNKSYAIMAPSGVGKSTLLHMLSGIDHPCSGSISLGDQKASELCFHKKTDLLKKSIGIVLQQSYLINELTVIENVMLKGIISHGQADEDKNHATKLLKEIELETKAHAFPESLSGGQQQKIAILRSIFQAPEFLLADEPTGNLDESSGNQIIQLLLHYQKKYAMGLIISTHDIKIANQCDIIVRIENQKLI; from the coding sequence ATGATTAAAATTCGCAAACGTTCTATGTTTCGATTTTTTTATACAAAGGGCCAAGCCATAGAAACGCAAATTTTTTCTATCAAAAATCTTTCGAAAAGCTTTCTACAGGCTGGCATCACCATAAAAATACTTGATAATGCCTCTTATGAATTTAATGGTAACAAGTCATATGCCATCATGGCACCATCAGGAGTTGGAAAATCAACTCTTTTACACATGCTTTCTGGTATCGATCATCCCTGCTCAGGCTCAATAAGCCTAGGAGATCAAAAAGCTTCCGAGCTTTGTTTTCATAAAAAAACGGATCTTTTAAAAAAATCGATAGGGATTGTCTTGCAGCAATCTTACTTAATAAACGAACTGACCGTAATTGAAAATGTTATGCTCAAGGGCATTATAAGCCATGGACAGGCAGATGAAGATAAAAATCATGCTACTAAGCTTCTTAAAGAAATCGAACTTGAAACCAAGGCTCATGCATTTCCAGAATCTTTGTCTGGTGGTCAACAACAAAAAATTGCTATTTTACGATCAATCTTTCAAGCCCCTGAATTCTTACTAGCAGATGAGCCTACGGGAAACCTAGACGAATCATCTGGCAATCAAATTATCCAGCTACTTTTGCACTATCAAAAAAAATATGCCATGGGCCTAATCATTAGCACCCATGACATAAAAATTGCAAATCAATGTGATATAATTGTGCGAATTGAAAATCAAAAATTAATTTAA